In a single window of the Trichoderma breve strain T069 chromosome 6, whole genome shotgun sequence genome:
- a CDS encoding growth-Arrest-Specific protein 2 domain-containing protein, whose protein sequence is MNETPVLVKQKRLSTPTPGQLLAARQRSADDFFAHLEPAKVVEALSPPDGVLRGCLAEASALERDFAMRTAVASHKIWQWLSELNQWNWPKQAGSGGFLEPSNTQRKLFAQAPTPEETGRKQYMGSLPAEEVEKYETRINQINRDMDDLDLEEIKGHVMNDHILPLSRPGTPMNMDPSRSMLSALSSYHKMEDISVLITAIVVQTLPNLAKLSRLLQLWHMRIIVLRHVNPFLQAIQDVEALLGENWEAISQSHWEMERPSRKAIVLPARTLTSNDFEAKRQSLALKVAEPGRTLDYMLDCLEGAPDTLPDEWLTRMEDVEQGYGEWVSACERKMAEAKLAKSKPKPTPLRKTSSLSPSPTRAHQSANNRDVSPANSGNKLSPPLLLVPGTGESDHGSYLDPIAEDELSSPEDHFTPPEDLAMMEAISEEDELPSSEFIEVSGSPTIPKSRLREAFYPEDDSPPSSPPELNRRLLDSPMVIETPEDDESFLQSTFEDSFLDDFEDSYVPDVPGPPARRESAGEQQLRLQISQIIENIPAKIKLTNGTSGINLNPPDLQLPRLRKKPSKEPVKRSTSGMSTRTATPSFTLSPVKQRTRPKGHYPIRVYHLSRSDNEAPIKLFIRCVGEQGERVMVRVGGGWADLSEYLKEYASHHGRRSNGKESVKVEVRDIPRASNGPSKASPPSRPPTATGDRSSTPVTPGQPAEGTPPSEGSAVSRPSSRLSWAEDESSFLGLAGPKAKKIEMSEESKAWVESIKEKVLMASGPDRKPNEKKFGEIGKAGGTKRVFRRG, encoded by the exons ATGAACGAAACACCCGTTCTCGTCAAGCAGAAGCGGCTTTCGACGCCCACCCCGGGccagctgctggctgctCGGCAGCGTTCTGCCGATGACTTTTTTGCTCACCTGGAGCCAGCAAAAGTTGTCGAAGCATTATCGCCGCCCGATGGCGTTCTCAGGGGTTGCCTCGCAGAGGCTTCTGCGCTCGAGCGCGACTTCGCAATGCGAACGGCCGTGGCATCCCACAAGATCTGGCAATGGCTCAGCGAGCTGAACCAGTGGAATTGGCCAAAACAAGCGGGGTCCGGGGGTTTCCTGGAGCCGAGCAATACGCAAAGGAAGCTTTTCGCTCAGGCCCCGACCCCTGAAGAGACTGGAAGGAAGCAGTACATGGGGAGCCTCCCCGCTGAAGAGGTGGAAAAATACGAAACAagaatcaatcaaatcaacaGAGACATGGATGACCTGGATCTCGAGGAGATCAAAGGCCACGTCATGAACGACCACATCCTACCGCTGTCAAGGCCGGGTACCCCAATGAACATGGACCCTAGTCGGTCGATGCTATCGGCCTTGTCGAGCTATCACAAAATGGAGGACATTTCCGtcctcatcaccgccatTGTCGTGCAGACCCTGCCCAACTTGGCAAAGTTGTctcggctgctgcagctgtggCATATgcgcatcatcgtcctccgGCACGTCAATCCCTTTCTGCAAGCCATCCAAGATGTGGAGGCGCTTCTTGGCGAGAATTGGGAGGCCATCTCCCAGTCTCACTGGGAGATGGAGCGCCCAAGCCGAAAAGCCATCGTCTTACCTGCTCGCACTCTGACATCCAACGACTTTGAAGCTAAAAGGCAGTCACTTGCGCTCAAGGTTGCAGAGCCCGGCCGGACCCTGGATTACATGCTAGATTGCTTGGAGGGCGCCCCGGACACTCTCCCAGACGAGTGGCTCACTCGTATGGAAGACGTGGAACAGGGTTACGGAGAATGGGTTTCCGCTTGCGAGCGAAAGATGGCCGAAGCCAAGCTAGCAAAGTCAAAGCCGAAGCCCACCCCTCTCAGGAAGACCTCTTCGctctcgccatctccaacaaGGGCTCATCAATCCGCCAACAACAGAGATGTGAGCCCAGCAAACAGTGGCAACAAGCTCTCGCCGCCATTGTTACTGGTGCCTGGCACCGGCGAATCAGATCATGGTTCATATCTAGACCCCATTGCAGAGGATGAATTGTCCTCACCGGAGGACCATTTCACACCGCCCGAGGATcttgccatgatggaggccatcagcgaagaagatgagctgcCGTCGAGCGAGTTTATCGAAGTGTCTGGATCCCCCACTATTCCCAAGAGTAGACTTCGCGAGGCGTTTTATCCGGAAGATGACAGCCCGCCAAGCTCTCCTCCAGAATTGAACCGCCGCCTCCTTGATAGCCCCATGGTTATAGAAACGCCCGAAGACGATGAGTCATTCTTACAATCAACATTCGAGGATTCCTTCTTAGACGACTTTGAAGATTCGTATGTTCCCGATGTGCCTGGCCCGCCTGCCCGCCGGGAAAGCGCcggcgagcagcagctccgacTGCAAATTAGCCAGATTATTGAAAACATACCAGCCAAGATCAAGCTCACGAATGGAACATCAGGCATCAACTTAAACCCACCTGATCTTCAACTCCCTCGCCTAAGGAAGAAGCCGTCTAAGGAGCCGGTTAAACGGAGCACGTCTGGCATGTCCACCCGAACTGCCACGCCCTCTTTTACTCTATCTCCGGTCAAACAGAGGACGCGTCCCAAGGGTCACTATCCGATTAGGGTCTATCATCTCTCTAGATCAGATAACGAGGCCCCCATCAAGCTGTTCATCCGCTGTGTAGGAGAGCAAGGAGAACGAGTAATGGTTCGCGTTGGTGGCGGGTGGGCTGACTTGTCCGAGTACCTGAAGGAATACGccagccatcatggccgccgTTCCAACGGCAAAGAATCGGTCAAGGTGGAGGTTCGCGACATTCCTCGTGCCTCGAATGGACCTTCCAAGGCCAGCCCTCCAAGCCGGCCACCTACCGCTACTGGTGATCGCTCTTCT ACCCCAGTGACGCCAGGTCAACCGGCGGAAGGTACTCCACCATCTGAGGGCTCGGCCGTTTCGAGGCCTAGCTCCCGGCTAAGCTGGGCAGAGGATGAGAGTTCTTTCTTGGGTCTAGCAGGGccaaaagccaagaagatAGAGATGAGTGAAGAGAGTAAGGCTTGGGTTGAAAGCATCAAAGAGAAGGTACTCATGGCTAGTGGCCCGGATAGAAAGCcaaatgagaagaagtttGGCGAGATTGGAAAGGCTGGTGGCACGAAGCGCGTGTTCAGGAGAGGCTGA